One Dioscorea cayenensis subsp. rotundata cultivar TDr96_F1 chromosome 15, TDr96_F1_v2_PseudoChromosome.rev07_lg8_w22 25.fasta, whole genome shotgun sequence genomic region harbors:
- the LOC120277635 gene encoding non-specific lipid transfer protein GPI-anchored 19-like, with protein sequence MVVAVVLRVTVLVVIFGNTVGEIQCESNDFMSVIASLSQCLNYLNGQSDTPTLPCCTQIAAVVKLNPECLCEVLQNGGGASAEINKNTTRALELPAVCNVTTAPASECNGTVRRPSCSPYRWWTNWCIRCNCYCICCCFDDNYFSYNLPFLWRYLILVEPDNFRRIYNQERAAYA encoded by the exons atggttgttgCTGTTGTTCTTAGGGTAACAGTTTTGGttgttatttttggtaataCTGTGGGAGAAATACAGTGTGAATCTAATGATTTCATGTCAGTTATTGCAAGCCTTTCACAGTGCCTGAATTATTTAAACGGGCAATCAGACACTCCGACGTTGCCGTGTTGTACTCAGATTGCGGCGGTGGTGAAGTTGAATCCGGAATGTTTGTGTGAAGTGCTGCAAAATGGAGGAGGTGCTTCTGCGGAGATCAATAAGAATACAACAAGAGCTTTGGAATTGCCTGCAGTTTGCAATGTTACTACTGCACCAGCTAGTGAGTGTAATG GGACTGTTCGTAGACCAAGTTGCTCCCCCTACAG GTGGTGGACCAATTGGTGCATTAGATGCAATTGTTATTGCATTTGTTGTTGCTTCGATGATAATTACTTTTCTTATAATTTGCCTTTCTTGTGGCGCTACTTAATTCTTGTGGAACCCGATAACTTTAGACGCATATACAATCAAGAGCGTGCGGCATATGCATAA
- the LOC120278094 gene encoding non-specific lipid transfer protein GPI-anchored 19-like: MVGEIQCQSNDCTSVIVSLSPCLNYIDGQSDTPTVPCCTQLASVVKSNPECLCEVLDGGGASVGININTTRALELPAACNVTTPPVSECNRTAGGPVTPPTGGGPSGAVYAAQMTVSFALCLLVAASILLPHNSYFEA; encoded by the exons ATGGTTGGAGAAATTCAGTGTCAGTCTAATGATTGCACGTCGGTTATTGTTAGTCTCTCGCCGTGCCTGAATTATATAGATGGGCAGTCGGACACTCCAACGGTGCCGTGCTGTACTCAGTTGGCGTCGGTGGTGAAGTCGAATCCGGAATGTTTGTGTGAAGTGCTGGATGGAGGAGGTGCTTCTGTAGGGATCAATATTAATACAACTAGAGCTTTGGAATTGCCTGCAGCTTGCAATGTTACTACTCCACCAGTTAGCGAGTGCAACA GAACTGCTGGTGGACCGGTTACTCCTCCTACag GTGGTGGACCAAGTGGTGCAGTTTATGCTGCTCAGATGACCGTTTCTTTTGCTCTATGCCTTCTTGTTGCGGCATCTATCTTGCTTCCCCACAACTCTTATTTTGAGGCTTGA
- the LOC120278097 gene encoding proteasome subunit beta type-2-B-like: MECVFGLVGDGFALIVADTSAVNSILVHKSNEDKVMVLDSHKLLGASGEGGDRVQFTEYIQKNVHLYQFRNGIPLTTAAAANFTRGELATALRKNPYFVNILMAGYDKDIGPSLYFIDYIATLHKIDKGAFGYGSYFCLSMMDRHYHQGMTVEEAVDLADKCIMEIRSRLVVAPPNFVIKIVDKDGAREYAWRESIKDAGVAATA; the protein is encoded by the exons ATGGAGTGCGTCTTCGGCCTCGTCGGCGATGGCTTCGCTCTCATCGTGGCGGATACCTCGGCCGTCAACAGCATCCTTGTGCACAAGTCCAACGAGGACAAGGTCATGGTGCTCGATTCTCACAAGCTCCTCGGCGCCTCCGGTGAAGGCGGTGATCG GGTGCAGTTCACGGAGTACATCCAGAAGAATGTGCATCTCTACCAGTTCCGCAATGGTATTCCGCTCACGACTGCCGCCGCTGCTAATTTCACCCGTGGCGAGCTCGCCACCGCCCTCCGCAAG AATCCGTATTTTGTGAACATCCTAATGGCTGGCTATGACAAGGATATTGGTCCGTCTCTGTACTTCATTGACTACATTGCTACTCTCCACAAAATTGACAAGGGTGCATTTGGCTATGGGTCTTATTTCTGCCTATCAATGATGGACCGACATTATCACCAGGGAATGACAGTAGAAGAAGCTGTTGATCTGGCAGACAAATGCATAATGGAAATCCGATCCAGGCTGGTCGTCGCTCCTCCCAACTTTGTGATCAAGATTGTGGATAAGGATGGGGCAAGGGAATACGCATGGCGTGAATCTATAAAAGATGCTGGAGTTGCTGCGACAGCATAA